The following coding sequences are from one Arachis hypogaea cultivar Tifrunner chromosome 7, arahy.Tifrunner.gnm2.J5K5, whole genome shotgun sequence window:
- the LOC112702486 gene encoding E3 ubiquitin-protein ligase RDUF2-like: protein MSSHWCYRCNKFVRVWRQDIVICPDCDSGFVEEVDPNTRTVYADGNRGRRLPAAAMYMIGHHQRHQRHNSVENNAVATTTNDNSNNNDNNNVSLSRQNQRRHCRNTNGGGGGTGGDRSPINPVIMLRGGEQSEGTSRRRGFELFYDDGAGAGLRPLPPSMSEFLLGTGFDRVLEQFSHFERHERHLHHHNQPPPASKSAVEGLPEVEITENNLATEPHCAVCKEAFEIGTKAKEMPCKHIYHSDCILPWLALRNSCPVCRHELPTEQNNNGHVQNAATNNSARADQEDNNNNDNGNNNNVGLTIWRLPGGGFAVGRLTGAGRGGSERENLLPAVYTEMDGGGFDSNNNNNNNGGGGGGGGERRRVSWAVSTTSRERESGGGLRRMMNSFFGCFRRGNHGALHHHHSFPSSSSRNGDYPRQYSSSSPSNRNRTMTNNGTAPSAVNFDLDHSPLRQRRTWSMDVNSGGSRAW from the coding sequence ATGTCTTCGCATTGGTGTTACAGGTGCAATAAATTTGTGAGGGTATGGAGGCAGGACATTGTGATTTGTCCAGATTGCGATAGCGGTTTTGTCGAAGAGGTAGATCCTAACACACGCACCGTTTACGCCGATGGCAACCGCGGTCGACGGTTGCCGGCGGCAGCGATGTACATGATAGGCCACCATCAACGTCACCAGCGTCATAATTCCGTTGAAAATAACGCCGTCGCCACCACCACAAACGATAATAGCAATAATAATGACAACAACAATGTTAGCTTGTCGCGGCAAAATCAACGGCGACACTGCCGGAACACCAATGGCGGTGGCGGAGGAACAGGCGGTGACAGGTCGCCGATCAATCCGGTCATCATGCTCCGCGGCGGCGAGCAATCCGAGGGAACCAGCAGACGCAGGGGGTTCGAGCTTTTCTATGACGACGGCGCCGGTGCCGGTCTCCGTCCCTTGCCACCGAGCATGTCGGAGTTTCTCCTTGGAACAGGCTTCGATAGGGTTTTGGAGCAGTTCTCACATTTCGAAAGGCACGAGCGACACCTTCACCACCACAACCAGCCTCCTCCGGCGTCAAAATCCGCCGTAGAAGGCTTGCCGGAGGTGGAGATCACCGAGAACAACCTCGCCACAGAGCCACATTGCGCAGTTTGCAAGGAAGCCTTCGAGATCGGAACAAAAGCTAAAGAAATGCCGTGCAAGCACATATACCACTCGGACTGCATCTTGCCGTGGCTCGCCCTTCGAAACTCCTGCCCGGTTTGCCGCCACGAGTTGCCCACAGAACAAAACAATAACGGTCACGTGCAGAATGCGGCCACCAACAACAGCGCACGTGCCGATCAAGAAGATAACAATAACAATGATAACGGCAATAATAACAATGTGGGGCTAACAATATGGCGGTTACCGGGTGGCGGTTTTGCGGTTGGGAGGTTAACCGGTGCAGGAAGAGGGGGATCAGAGAGGGAAAATCTTCTTCCTGCTGTGTACACAGAAATGGATGGAGGAGGGTTTGAtagtaataacaacaataataataatggtggcggtggtggtggtggtggtgagagGAGGAGGGTTTCTTGGGCGGTTTCAACTACttcaagagagagagaaagtggtggTGGGTTGAGGAGAATGATGAATAGTTTCTTTGGTTGCTTCAGACGTGGGAATCATGGtgctcttcatcatcatcattcttttccttcttcttcttctcggaATGGTGATTATCCTAGGCAGtattcatcatcatcaccttcaAATAGAAATAGAACTATGACAAATAATGGCACGGCACCTTCCGCTGTCAATTTCGATTTGGATCACTCCCCTTTGCGTCAACGCAGGACTTGGTCTATGGATGTAAATAGTGGTGGTTCTAGAGCTTGGTGA